In one Gossypium hirsutum isolate 1008001.06 chromosome D09, Gossypium_hirsutum_v2.1, whole genome shotgun sequence genomic region, the following are encoded:
- the LOC107931481 gene encoding formin-like protein 20 isoform X5, whose protein sequence is MALFKRIFYRKPQERLLEISERIYVFDCCFSTDVLDEDGYKVYMSRIVGQLNDHFPESSFMVFNFKEGERPSQISDILSQYEMTVMDYPRQYEGCPLLPLEMIHYFLRSSESWLSLQGQQNVLLMHCERGGWPMLAFMLASLLLYRKQYSDEQKTLDMVYKQAPKALLQLLSPLNPQPSQLRYLQYISRRNLGSKWPPSETPLFMDCLIFRVLPTFEGGKGCRPVIRVYGQDPKARNNRSSKLLFSNAKTKAQIPYYRKEECALVKIDIHCHIQGDVVLECIHLNEDLVREEMLFRVMFHTAFVQGNILMFYSNEVDKLWDVKYQFPKDFRLEVLFMDPNAVIPPTTGVFATGDENEIESVSKEEYFEVQELFSNAVDAPEAMVDDGSPLAHDKPEQKDMLWEDANGLTNKGWVSDDGKLKQDVNVDSSMDMVKGLFVDDVNYSIDKKMDYGTNAVKEIVGDNGDNQVDPSVFTVDMLKQRETKGMTDVLGKPEVIQDKGHREDTIQLKNLESEVLQQTLEPGVSKPNFEEVLPALEKKAGTGSESTSDPVMVKPNSNQLVSQGFLARQAKPSVVSQLIPSNKGSSTALPTLSSGLALEESNSGANLKGSNAAVVSNDVSFEQGSRKADHLTGPLDSQTEVSTTPIVPTFPPGLQQSVSIPSSTLSPPSPCTPTAPLPPPPPPRSSSLVSRPVQKKAKSKLPLARPFMAAIGNAITRISRAVPPPPPLPHNRAKNVQNVGMVSQTTSASPDISNNQTNALVVPPPPPLPPPPWKAQSSTARTIRHIPPSLLSATLGSSSKGISKLSQLCSLSRSTSTRRNFSHPLTTTSEPCNFRPPPPTTPIQIAMALAFIHGMQSASPPSRSPFSEASSLPLPPSSLHTGHGTSPPPLPPTKDGASPPPSSPLPPQNGAFPPASPSMPPLGSSPPPPPPPPPSTFGALPPSEFDVSPPVHGMTAPPTASCGAPPPPPPTLGAPTPPLGASPSPPPPPPPPLPSLSSTSPPPPPPPPMSSAPPPPPPPFGAPPPPPPIPGAPSPPMAGAPPPPPPPGGRAPGPPPPPGAPGVGPPPPPPLGGKAADMKGRGRGRGAGAAPKRSSLKPLHWSKVTRAIQGSLWDELQRLGEIQISAEIDVSELETLFSAVVPKPATKSAGKSKAAGSKPDVVHLVDLKRANNTEIMLTKVKMPLSDMMGYTGDKETLGKCEQFFLELMKVPRVEAKLRVFSFKIQFNTQISEFKKSLNIVNSACEEVRNSLKLKEIMKKILCLGNTLNQGTARGSAVGFKLDSLLKLSETRASNSRMTLMHYLCKVLATRAPELLEFHLDLVSLEAASKVQLKYLAEEMQAIIKGLEKVKQELAASEDDGPVSEGFRETLKDFTTVAETEAGSLHNLYTVVGRNADALALYFGEDPARCPFEQVTVTILKFVKLFQKALEENVKQDELEKKKALKDAEMEKAAK, encoded by the exons ATGGCGCTGTTCAAACGCATTTTTTACCGGAAACCGCAGGAACGACTTCTCGAGATTTCCGAACGTATTTACG TATTTGACTGTTGTTTCTCCACGGATGTATTGGACGAAGATGGGTACAAGGTTTATATGTCTAGGATTGTGGGACAGCTAAATGACCACTTTCCTGAATCTTCTTTCATGGTGTTTAATTTCAAGGAAGGGGAGAGGCCAAGCCAAATATCAGACATTTTATCTCAgtatgaaatgactgttatggatTACCCACGGCAATATGAGGGATGTCCTCTGTTACCACTTGAAATGATTCATTACTTCCTTCGATCGAGTGAAAGCTGGTTGTCATTGCAAGGACAACAAAATGTGCTTTTGATGCACTGTGAAAGAGGTGGATGGCCTATGCTCGCTTTCATGCTTGCCAGTCTTTTATTATATAGAAAACAGTACAGTGACGAGCagaaaactcttgacatggtctATAAGCAAGCTCCTAAGGCCCTTCTTCAGCTTCTGTCTCCTTTGAACCCTCAGCCATCCCAGTTGAGGTATCTCCAGTATATTTCTAGAAGAAACTTGGGTTCTAAGTGGCCTCCCTCAGAAACACCTCTATTTATGGATTGCCTGATTTTTAGAGTGCTTCCGACTTTTGAAGGGGGAAAAGGGTGCAGGCCAGTTATACGAGTTTACGGACAGGACCCGAAAGCACGGAATAATAGAAGTTCCAAGCTTCTTTTTTCAAATGCAAAAACAAAAGCACAAATTCCTTACTACCGAAAG GAAGAATGTGCATTGGTGAAAATAGATATTCATTGCCACATTCAAGGGGATGTAGTGCTTGAGTGCATCCATTTGAATGAGGATTTGGTACGTGAAGAAATGCTATTTAGAGTCATGTTTCACACAGCGTTTGTTCAAGgaaatattttgatgttttacaGCAACGAAGTTGATAAGTTGTGGGATGTCAAGTATCAATTTCCAAAGGACTTCAGACTCGAG GTACTTTTTATGGACCCTAATGCCGTCATCCCTCCTACCACTGGAGTTTTCGCAACTGGAGATGAGAATGAGATAGAAAGTGTTTCAAAGGAGGAATACTTTGAGGTGCAAGAGCTCTTTAGCAATGCAGTCGATGCACCAGAAGCAATGGTGGATGATGGGAGTCCATTAGCTCATGACAAGCCAGAGCAGAAAGATATGTTGTGGGAGGATGCAAATGGTCTTACAAACAAAGGTTGGGTGTCAGATGACGGGAAACTCAAACAGGATGTCAATGTTGATTCTAGTATGGATATGGTGAAGGGCTTATTTGTGGATGATGTGAATTACAGTATAGATAAGAAGATGGATTATGGCACTAATGCAGTGAAAGAAATAGTTGGGGATAATGGAGACAATCAGGTCGATCCATCAGTATTTACCGTTGACATGCTGAAACAAAGAGAAACAAAGGGAATGACAGATGTGCTTGGAAAGCCAGAAGTGATCCAAGATAAGGGTCACAGAGAAGACACCATTCAACTGAAGAATTTGGAATCTGAAGTGTTGCAGCAAACGTTGGAACCTGGGGTTTCCAAGCCTAACTTTGAGGAAGTATTGCCTGCTTTAGAGAAAAAGGCTGGGACGGGCTCAGAATCAACTTCAGATCCTGTTATGGTGAAGCCAAATAGCAACCAATTAGTATCTCAAGGCTTTCTTGCAAGGCAGGCAAAGCCAAGTGTTGTATCTCAGTTGATCCCTTCTAACAAAGGCTCTTCAACTGCATTGCCTACACTTTCCAGTGGTCTAGCTTTAGAGGAATCTAATTCAGGCGCCAATCTAAAGGGCTCTAATGCAGCTGTGGTTTCAAATGATGTTTCATTTGAGCAAGGAAGTCGGAAGGCTGATCACCTTACAGGGCCTTTAGATTCCCAAACAGAAGTTTCTACAACTCCAATAGTTCCAACATTTCCCCCTGGTTTGCAGCAATCGGTGTCTATTCCATCTAGCACTCTATCTCCACCATCACCCTGCACACCAACAGCACCACTTCCTCCCCCACCCCCACCCAGATCTTCTTCGTTGGTTTCGCGGCCTGTTCAGAAAAAGGCAAAATCTAAACTACCCCTAGCACGACCTTTCATGGCAGCTATTGGAAATGCCATTACTAGAATATCACGTGCAGTACCACCTCCACCTCCCCTTCCACACAATCGAGCAAAAAATGTACAAAATGTTGGAATGGTTTCACAAACGACATCAGCATCTCCTGATATCTCGAATAACCAGACTAATGCACTGGTGGTTCCTCCACCACCTCCACTACCTCCACCACCATGGAAGGCCCAGTCTTCAACTGCCCGTACTATACGGCATATTCCACCTTCTCTTCTATCCGCAACTCTTGGTAGCTCTTCAAAAGGCATATCAAAACTTAGTCAACTTTGTTCTCTATCTCGCTCCACATCAACACGTCGTAATTTTAGTCATCCCCTTACCACCACATCAGAACCTTGCAACTTTCGCCCTCCCCCTCCCACTACACCAATTCAAATTGCTATGGCTCTAGCATTTATCCATGGAATGCAATCAGCTTCTCCTCCCTCACGCTCTCCGTTTTCTGAAGCTTCATCTCTACCTCTCCCACCATCATCGCTGCATACTGGACATGGCACTTCGCCACCACCACTTCCGCCTACTAAAGATGGAGCTTCACCACCCCCTTCTTCTCCTTTGCCTCCTCAAAATGGAGCTTTCCCACCTGCATCACCATCAATGCCTCCTCTTGGATCTtctcctccaccaccaccaccaccacccccTTCGACGTTTGGTGCCCTACCTCCTTCAGAATTTGACGTCTCTCCTCCAGTGCATGGAATGACAGCTCCACCTACTGCATCATGTGGAGCACCGCCCCCGCCTCCACCTACCCTTGGAGCTCCGACACCTCCACTTGGGGCTTCACCTTCTCCACCCCCACCTCCGCCACCACCATTGCCTTCTCTTTCTTCTACTTCACCACCACCTCCACCACCACCCCCAATGTCTAGTGCCCCACCTCCACCTCCTCCCCCATTTGGAGCCCCACCCCCACCACCTCCTATTCCTGGAGCTCCATCACCTCCTATGGCTGGCGCACCACCTCCACCACCACCTCCTGGAGGTCGAGCTCCGGGACCCCCACCTCCACCTGGAGCTCCTGGTGTTGGACCTCCTCCACCTCCACCATTGGGTGGCAAAGCAGCTGACATGAAAGGAAGAGGGCGTGGACGAGGAGCTGGTGCAGCACCAAAAAGATCTTCTTTAAAGCCATTACACTGGAGCAAGGTTACAAGGGCAATACAAGGAAGCTTATGGGATGAATTGCAAAGACTTGGAGAGATTCAAAT ATCGGCAGAAATTGATGTGTCAGAGCTTGAGACTCTTTTCTCTGCAGTTGTTCCTAAACCTGCTACTAAATCTGCAGGGAAATCCAAGGCAGCTGGATCAAAACCTGACGTAGTCCATCTG GTTGACTTGAAGAGGGCTAATAACACCGAAATTATGCTCACTAAAGTTAAAATGCCTCTCTCTGATATGATG GGGTACACTGGTGACAAGGAGACCCTAGGGAAGTGCGAACAG TTCTTTCTGGAGCTGATGAAAGTGCCACGAGTAGAGGCAAAATTAAGAgtgttttctttcaaaattcagttCAACACTCAG ATTTCTGAATTTAAAAAGAGCTTAAACATTGTAAATTCTGCATGTGAAGAG GTTCGAAATTCCCTTAAATTGAAGGAGATCATGAAGAAAATCCTTTGTCTGGGAAATACATTGAATCAAGGAACTGCAAGGG GTTCTGCTGTTGGATTTAAGTTGGACAGTCTTCTAAAGCTCTCAGAGACACGTGCTTCTAATAGCAGGATGACACTAATGCATTACCTTTGCAAG GTCCTAGCTACCAGGGCACCAGAACTTCTTGAATTTCACTTGGACTTGGTCAGCCTTGAGGCTGCATCTAAG gtacaattaaaatatttagcAGAAGAAATGCAAGCTATAATTAAGGGATTAGAAAAGGTTAAGCAGGAGCTGGCTGCCTCAGAAGATGATGGTCCTGTGTCTGAAGGTTTCCGGGAG acatTAAAGGATTTCACTACTGTGGCTGAAACAGAGGCAGGATCCCTGCACAATCTATACACTGTGGTG GGTAGAAATGCAGATGCACTTGCACTCTATTTTGGTGAGGATCCTGCCCGATGCCCGTTTGAGCAAG TTACCGTAACAAtcttaaaatttgtgaaattgtttcAAAAAGCATTGGAAGAGAATGTGAAGCAGGATGAATTGGAGAAGAAAAAAGCTTTGAAGGATGCTGAAATGGAGAAGGCTGCTAAGTGA
- the LOC107931481 gene encoding formin-like protein 20 isoform X4 has product MALFKRIFYRKPQERLLEISERIYVFDCCFSTDVLDEDGYKVYMSRIVGQLNDHFPESSFMVFNFKEGERPSQISDILSQYEMTVMDYPRQYEGCPLLPLEMIHYFLRSSESWLSLQGQQNVLLMHCERGGWPMLAFMLASLLLYRKQYSDEQKTLDMVYKQAPKALLQLLSPLNPQPSQLRYLQYISRRNLGSKWPPSETPLFMDCLIFRVLPTFEGGKGCRPVIRVYGQDPKARNNRSSKLLFSNAKTKAQIPYYRKEECALVKIDIHCHIQGDVVLECIHLNEDLVREEMLFRVMFHTAFVQGNILMFYSNEVDKLWDVKYQFPKDFRLEVLFMDPNAVIPPTTGVFATGDENEIESVSKEEYFEVQELFSNAVDAPEAMVDDGSPLAHDKPEQKDMLWEDANGLTNKGWVSDDGKLKQDVNVDSSMDMVKGLFVDDVNYSIDKKMDYGTNAVKEIVGDNGDNQVDPSVFTVDMLKQRETKGMTDVLGKPEVIQDKGHREDTIQLKNLESEVLQQTLEPGVSKPNFEEVLPALEKKAGTGSESTSDPVMVKPNSNQLVSQGFLARQAKPSVVSQLIPSNKGSSTALPTLSSGLALEESNSGANLKGSNAAVVSNDVSFEQGSRKADHLTGPLDSQTEVSTTPIVPTFPPGLQQSVSIPSSTLSPPSPCTPTAPLPPPPPPRSSSLVSRPVQKKAKSKLPLARPFMAAIGNAITRISRAVPPPPPLPHNRAKNVQNVGMVSQTTSASPDISNNQTNALVVPPPPPLPPPPWKAQSSTARTIRHIPPSLLSATLGSSSKGISKLSQLCSLSRSTSTRRNFSHPLTTTSEPCNFRPPPPTTPIQIAMALAFIHGMQSASPPSRSPFSEASSLPLPPSSLHTGHGTSPPPLPPTKDGASPPPSSPLPPQNGAFPPASPSMPPLGSSPPPPPPPPPSTFGALPPSEFDVSPPVHGMTAPPTASCGAPPPPPPTLGAPTPPLGASPSPPPPPPPPLPSLSSTSPPPPPPPPMSSAPPPPPPPFGAPPPPPPIPGAPSPPMAGAPPPPPPPGGRAPGPPPPPGAPGVGPPPPPPLGGKAADMKGRGRGRGAGAAPKRSSLKPLHWSKVTRAIQGSLWDELQRLGEIQISAEIDVSELETLFSAVVPKPATKSAGKSKAAGSKPDVVHLVDLKRANNTEIMLTKVKMPLSDMMAAVLALDDSVLDADQVENLIKFCPNKDEMELVKGYTGDKETLGKCEQFFLELMKVPRVEAKLRVFSFKIQFNTQISEFKKSLNIVNSACEEVRNSLKLKEIMKKILCLGNTLNQGTARGSAVGFKLDSLLKLSETRASNSRMTLMHYLCKVLATRAPELLEFHLDLVSLEAASKVQLKYLAEEMQAIIKGLEKVKQELAASEDDGPVSEGFRETLKDFTTVAETEAGSLHNLYTVVGRNADALALYFGEDPARCPFEQVEPMIPGS; this is encoded by the exons ATGGCGCTGTTCAAACGCATTTTTTACCGGAAACCGCAGGAACGACTTCTCGAGATTTCCGAACGTATTTACG TATTTGACTGTTGTTTCTCCACGGATGTATTGGACGAAGATGGGTACAAGGTTTATATGTCTAGGATTGTGGGACAGCTAAATGACCACTTTCCTGAATCTTCTTTCATGGTGTTTAATTTCAAGGAAGGGGAGAGGCCAAGCCAAATATCAGACATTTTATCTCAgtatgaaatgactgttatggatTACCCACGGCAATATGAGGGATGTCCTCTGTTACCACTTGAAATGATTCATTACTTCCTTCGATCGAGTGAAAGCTGGTTGTCATTGCAAGGACAACAAAATGTGCTTTTGATGCACTGTGAAAGAGGTGGATGGCCTATGCTCGCTTTCATGCTTGCCAGTCTTTTATTATATAGAAAACAGTACAGTGACGAGCagaaaactcttgacatggtctATAAGCAAGCTCCTAAGGCCCTTCTTCAGCTTCTGTCTCCTTTGAACCCTCAGCCATCCCAGTTGAGGTATCTCCAGTATATTTCTAGAAGAAACTTGGGTTCTAAGTGGCCTCCCTCAGAAACACCTCTATTTATGGATTGCCTGATTTTTAGAGTGCTTCCGACTTTTGAAGGGGGAAAAGGGTGCAGGCCAGTTATACGAGTTTACGGACAGGACCCGAAAGCACGGAATAATAGAAGTTCCAAGCTTCTTTTTTCAAATGCAAAAACAAAAGCACAAATTCCTTACTACCGAAAG GAAGAATGTGCATTGGTGAAAATAGATATTCATTGCCACATTCAAGGGGATGTAGTGCTTGAGTGCATCCATTTGAATGAGGATTTGGTACGTGAAGAAATGCTATTTAGAGTCATGTTTCACACAGCGTTTGTTCAAGgaaatattttgatgttttacaGCAACGAAGTTGATAAGTTGTGGGATGTCAAGTATCAATTTCCAAAGGACTTCAGACTCGAG GTACTTTTTATGGACCCTAATGCCGTCATCCCTCCTACCACTGGAGTTTTCGCAACTGGAGATGAGAATGAGATAGAAAGTGTTTCAAAGGAGGAATACTTTGAGGTGCAAGAGCTCTTTAGCAATGCAGTCGATGCACCAGAAGCAATGGTGGATGATGGGAGTCCATTAGCTCATGACAAGCCAGAGCAGAAAGATATGTTGTGGGAGGATGCAAATGGTCTTACAAACAAAGGTTGGGTGTCAGATGACGGGAAACTCAAACAGGATGTCAATGTTGATTCTAGTATGGATATGGTGAAGGGCTTATTTGTGGATGATGTGAATTACAGTATAGATAAGAAGATGGATTATGGCACTAATGCAGTGAAAGAAATAGTTGGGGATAATGGAGACAATCAGGTCGATCCATCAGTATTTACCGTTGACATGCTGAAACAAAGAGAAACAAAGGGAATGACAGATGTGCTTGGAAAGCCAGAAGTGATCCAAGATAAGGGTCACAGAGAAGACACCATTCAACTGAAGAATTTGGAATCTGAAGTGTTGCAGCAAACGTTGGAACCTGGGGTTTCCAAGCCTAACTTTGAGGAAGTATTGCCTGCTTTAGAGAAAAAGGCTGGGACGGGCTCAGAATCAACTTCAGATCCTGTTATGGTGAAGCCAAATAGCAACCAATTAGTATCTCAAGGCTTTCTTGCAAGGCAGGCAAAGCCAAGTGTTGTATCTCAGTTGATCCCTTCTAACAAAGGCTCTTCAACTGCATTGCCTACACTTTCCAGTGGTCTAGCTTTAGAGGAATCTAATTCAGGCGCCAATCTAAAGGGCTCTAATGCAGCTGTGGTTTCAAATGATGTTTCATTTGAGCAAGGAAGTCGGAAGGCTGATCACCTTACAGGGCCTTTAGATTCCCAAACAGAAGTTTCTACAACTCCAATAGTTCCAACATTTCCCCCTGGTTTGCAGCAATCGGTGTCTATTCCATCTAGCACTCTATCTCCACCATCACCCTGCACACCAACAGCACCACTTCCTCCCCCACCCCCACCCAGATCTTCTTCGTTGGTTTCGCGGCCTGTTCAGAAAAAGGCAAAATCTAAACTACCCCTAGCACGACCTTTCATGGCAGCTATTGGAAATGCCATTACTAGAATATCACGTGCAGTACCACCTCCACCTCCCCTTCCACACAATCGAGCAAAAAATGTACAAAATGTTGGAATGGTTTCACAAACGACATCAGCATCTCCTGATATCTCGAATAACCAGACTAATGCACTGGTGGTTCCTCCACCACCTCCACTACCTCCACCACCATGGAAGGCCCAGTCTTCAACTGCCCGTACTATACGGCATATTCCACCTTCTCTTCTATCCGCAACTCTTGGTAGCTCTTCAAAAGGCATATCAAAACTTAGTCAACTTTGTTCTCTATCTCGCTCCACATCAACACGTCGTAATTTTAGTCATCCCCTTACCACCACATCAGAACCTTGCAACTTTCGCCCTCCCCCTCCCACTACACCAATTCAAATTGCTATGGCTCTAGCATTTATCCATGGAATGCAATCAGCTTCTCCTCCCTCACGCTCTCCGTTTTCTGAAGCTTCATCTCTACCTCTCCCACCATCATCGCTGCATACTGGACATGGCACTTCGCCACCACCACTTCCGCCTACTAAAGATGGAGCTTCACCACCCCCTTCTTCTCCTTTGCCTCCTCAAAATGGAGCTTTCCCACCTGCATCACCATCAATGCCTCCTCTTGGATCTtctcctccaccaccaccaccaccacccccTTCGACGTTTGGTGCCCTACCTCCTTCAGAATTTGACGTCTCTCCTCCAGTGCATGGAATGACAGCTCCACCTACTGCATCATGTGGAGCACCGCCCCCGCCTCCACCTACCCTTGGAGCTCCGACACCTCCACTTGGGGCTTCACCTTCTCCACCCCCACCTCCGCCACCACCATTGCCTTCTCTTTCTTCTACTTCACCACCACCTCCACCACCACCCCCAATGTCTAGTGCCCCACCTCCACCTCCTCCCCCATTTGGAGCCCCACCCCCACCACCTCCTATTCCTGGAGCTCCATCACCTCCTATGGCTGGCGCACCACCTCCACCACCACCTCCTGGAGGTCGAGCTCCGGGACCCCCACCTCCACCTGGAGCTCCTGGTGTTGGACCTCCTCCACCTCCACCATTGGGTGGCAAAGCAGCTGACATGAAAGGAAGAGGGCGTGGACGAGGAGCTGGTGCAGCACCAAAAAGATCTTCTTTAAAGCCATTACACTGGAGCAAGGTTACAAGGGCAATACAAGGAAGCTTATGGGATGAATTGCAAAGACTTGGAGAGATTCAAAT ATCGGCAGAAATTGATGTGTCAGAGCTTGAGACTCTTTTCTCTGCAGTTGTTCCTAAACCTGCTACTAAATCTGCAGGGAAATCCAAGGCAGCTGGATCAAAACCTGACGTAGTCCATCTG GTTGACTTGAAGAGGGCTAATAACACCGAAATTATGCTCACTAAAGTTAAAATGCCTCTCTCTGATATGATG GCTGCGGTGCTAGCTTTGGATGATTCAGTATTAGATGCTGATCAAGTGGAAAATCtcataaaattttgtccaaataaAGATGAGATGGAACTTGTCAAG GGGTACACTGGTGACAAGGAGACCCTAGGGAAGTGCGAACAG TTCTTTCTGGAGCTGATGAAAGTGCCACGAGTAGAGGCAAAATTAAGAgtgttttctttcaaaattcagttCAACACTCAG ATTTCTGAATTTAAAAAGAGCTTAAACATTGTAAATTCTGCATGTGAAGAG GTTCGAAATTCCCTTAAATTGAAGGAGATCATGAAGAAAATCCTTTGTCTGGGAAATACATTGAATCAAGGAACTGCAAGGG GTTCTGCTGTTGGATTTAAGTTGGACAGTCTTCTAAAGCTCTCAGAGACACGTGCTTCTAATAGCAGGATGACACTAATGCATTACCTTTGCAAG GTCCTAGCTACCAGGGCACCAGAACTTCTTGAATTTCACTTGGACTTGGTCAGCCTTGAGGCTGCATCTAAG gtacaattaaaatatttagcAGAAGAAATGCAAGCTATAATTAAGGGATTAGAAAAGGTTAAGCAGGAGCTGGCTGCCTCAGAAGATGATGGTCCTGTGTCTGAAGGTTTCCGGGAG acatTAAAGGATTTCACTACTGTGGCTGAAACAGAGGCAGGATCCCTGCACAATCTATACACTGTGGTG GGTAGAAATGCAGATGCACTTGCACTCTATTTTGGTGAGGATCCTGCCCGATGCCCGTTTGAGCAAG TTGAACCGATGATTCCAGGATCCTGA